DNA sequence from the Oreochromis niloticus isolate F11D_XX linkage group LG8, O_niloticus_UMD_NMBU, whole genome shotgun sequence genome:
ATGTTTTGTATACTTGATGtagacatccatccatccatccatccatccatccatccatcccctttcgcttatccttatcaggcaggcagaggcagggtacaccctggttCGTCAGTCTGTCGCACGGCTAACACATTGatgtagatattttttttatatatattttgctATCAAATGAGCTGGTATAGAATATTTGCATTGCTAAGTTAAAATAATTACTATGTTCTTTATGTTTGTTCGAaacaaatagataaataaataaagctgcacaaaaaataaaaataatactaaaaaagctttatttatataatgataatactaacaataataacattaataaattATACGTGTGTGCATATATTTCTcttgctatttatttttttttccattatacTTATCTTAACATAATGTACCTTTTGTTGCACAAGTCAGAGCTGGTGTATATAGGTATCTCTATCTAGCTTAATTAAATGATATAAAATGGTCTACATTTTAATAATGGTGCGGGCATATTAATCACAAGCTTCACATCTATTTTTTGTCAGTGTAACAGGGAATATTACAGTGAGACGTAATTAAGCTTTCTTAAACAAGACTTTTCCTCCCCGGTTTTCATCAAGTTTGACGATAATTTCTCATCAACCTGCTTCCAGAAGAATCTAAACAGTATTTTATAGGAAGAAGCAGTCTCCACTGTGGACTTAAATCACATATTACGTTCTATACTCCTGTTGCTTATGGATTTTTCTCTGCGTGCGTCCGCGCGCGCGCGCTTGTGACATCACTGATGGGATTGGCTGGAGCTGACTGGGGGGATGAGTCTCTTCTTCAGGCTACAGAGGGAGACGGAGAATAGAGTCAGGGACAGAGGGAAGAGTTTCCACTTAGCAGGCACGGACCTCAGCGCAGGGCCACCTTCACTCAAAGCGAACCACGCCCCGGGGCAGGGGAGACGAGTTCCCCAAGTGCCCAAACTCCTGCGATGGAAGGAAAAATGGACTGTGAAGAGGAGTTCTCTTAGGCTTTGAGGATTTAAGTTGTCAAAATGAAGTTCGGGAAGAGCATCTGCGTGCTTAACGTCGGGGGAACCCGGTACGCCTTCACCCGTGAGGTGATCAGGGATTTCCCTCTTCGACGCGTCAGCCGCCTGATTGCCTGCGCAACCGAGAAAGAGGTCCTCGAACTCTGCGATGACTACGATCGGGACCGGAATGAGTTTTTCTTCGACCGCCACGCTCAGGCTTTCGTGTTTATTATGTTGTACGTGCGCTCCGGCAAACTCCGATTTGTTCCCGGAGTGTGTGAGCTGTCCTTCTACACAGAGATGCTCTACTGGGGACTGGAGAGCGCGCACTTGGACTCCTGCTGCCAGAAACGCCTGGACGATAGGATGTCCGACATCGGACTGGACACACTCTCTGAGGGGGACATCGAGGATGAGCCCCAGAGCCCAGGGGAGTCAGTGCAAGAGGCTGAGCTCACATGTCGCGCTAGGTGGCTCGAGAAAATGCGCAAGGCTTTTGAGGAGCCCAACTCTTCCCTTGTAGCGCAGCTTTTGGCTTCAGTGTCCGTGATCTTTGTTATCGTTTCTATGATTATGCTGTGCGCTAGCACCCTGCCGGATTGGGATACAGCCAAGAGAACTACTGTGGAGGAGCACAGGTAGGCGATAGTCAAGGGTCAGTTAACTTGAAGGAATAGAAGCCCCCTCATGAAAATGCTGCCAAATGTTTAGGCGCAATGTGTGCGGATATCCTACAACTGAGACTGTCTTGCGTAAAAGTGAACTGAACAGATGGAATCGTGTCAAATATTTGATTCTGTCATCACAAgtagcataaataaataaatatacctCTTAACATTTGATCATGCATGCGTTCAAGGCAACGGCCAAAGTCATTGCGCACTAATATTAATCAGGAGGTGGATGCATTGAGATGTTTTCTACCTCAGCTTTTTGAGTGTTTTCTAGGATGTTTGctataataacataaaaataagaatgaCAGCaaagcaagatatttaaaacatCCATGTATTACATTGGCTGCTGGGGATTTGTTCTTGTGCTTTCTTGAATTGATGCCCCTGAAGTCAGTATGCCCGCTGACAAGTTTCAGGCAGCACATTACACCTTAGCCGGACACATTACACCTGTGCCGGACAGGCCCCCAAGGAAGCAAATCAATAACCAATCCATAGCTTTCCCCTCTTATTTCTCCCACCCTCTTCACAGTTAGTCTGAATATGTTTACTGCCCTGCTTAGTTTACACTGCATTGCGCACATGAAGGGCAAACATAAGGTAATCATAGATTCATAATATTTGAGTGGGCAATGAGATAAAAGTAGAATGTGTACTGGGGGGGATTATATAATAGTGCAGGCAAACAAAGAAATTAGGCCACTTACAGGAATCATCATAagtcagagttttgttttttttaacttaagcATGTAGGCGCAAGGTGAAAACGTGTATCTCTATGTCTGTGTGATTTTGCCCTGTACTTTCCTGGAAGCCTGAGCTGGCCATTCTCTATATAAGGTTAGGTTATGCTCCCTCAGGCTGGACATAGTTTTGAGTTTTGGATCAGCTACAGTGGTTAAGTAATCAACTACAAGTGGCTTGTATACTCTGAGGTCAAAAGGATTCCAATGTAGTTTCATGTCATTAGATGATGCAGTTCTCTCAGTTGCTACATAATTTGGGTTGGTGTAACTATTCTGATAGTTGCTTTGCAGGTATTTTAGTAATTTCTGGGCTTCTCTGCATTTATATCTAATGCAAGAATCATCATTCTCTAATTCATTTTGACTGGCCTTGCTCTGCTTGTCAATGGGGTAATTGCGTGACCGTCTTTGACACAGTCTTTCTTTGAAGGGTTTAAACCCTCCCTCTGTGCAGTTTCCCGGCAATTTACTAGCCCGTGTATCTGTCCTGCTGTCTTTGTTTACTTGTGCCAGGCCTGAACTGCGACAGCTTTGTTCCTTATTTCCCATCATTTAACTCCCCTTGCTTTGCTTCCTTCTTCCTCACATTTACTGACTGCCAGGCAGTATTTCATATTTCATGCCATCCATATCTCACTGTACCTCCtctgtcatttcctgtttacagTGTGTGCAACTAATTTTTCTTCTATCTTCTCTGTAGGATAGTGGAGGCAGTGTGTATTGGCTGGTTCACGGCAGAGTGCATAGTGCGCTTTCTGGTGGCCAAAGACAAGTGGGACTTCCTCCGCAGGCCACTCAACATCATCGACGTGATTGCCATCACCCCCTACTATGTCACTATGGCAATGGCCCGGGCAGGGATGCCAGGTGCTGGGCTCGGGGTTGCTGGAGTCATACTGCGGGTCCTGAGGATGATGAGAGTGTTCTGGCTCATGAAGCTGGCCAGACACTTCCTGGGACTGCAGACTCTGGGGCTGACTCTCAGGCGCTGCTACCGAGAGATGGTCATGTTGATGGTGTTTGTCTGCGTTGCCATGGCTATATACAGTGCCCTGGCCCAGCTACTGGAACACGGCTTGGATCTGGAGACCCAGAACAGTGATTATGCCAGCATCCCTGCTGCTGCCTGGTGGGTTATTATTTCAATGACAACAGTGGGTTACGGGGATGTGTACCCGGTGACAATCGGAGGACGGGTGCTTGGGGGAATGTGTGTAGTGAGCGGCATTGTGCTCCTGGCACTGCCCATCACATTCATCTACCACAGTTTTGTTCAGTGCTACCATGAACTCAAACTGCGCTCTGCCAGATATGCACGCAACCTGTCGGCAGAAATGCTGCGGTGAACATGTCCTATCCTGCCTGCCATCCTGCCtacaacaaaaagaaactgtAATCACAAGAAGACCATCAAATGTTTGATGTGCCCCTTTTTCCTTCCAGAGTTTATTTGTCCTGTCTAGATCCAGGTACAATAAATTTCCTAGAAAAACCCTTTAAACATTCATATATCAAGCAGAAAACATAGAACAAgaaaacataacatttaacaATTGTGAAATTCTGCAGTATCGTCAtgtgtttcactttattttgttttgatttttttttatttccccttTGCATCAGGAAAACAAATTATCATTATAAAAACAACTGTCTGTGAAAATTTAGTTAGtgcaaaatatataaatgtcaGTGAATGACATTGGTAAATGGCATCTTGTTTACCAGTATAACAACATCAGTCAACAAGGCTGATACAGACAGCAGGCAGATATGTTGGAGTAtacctacaaaaaaaaaaagtagaaaataaCATAAACCAGACATACAAAGCTGGACTATACAAATATATTAGCTTAATagtaaaacaataaattaatATGTTTGCTTATGTTTTCAATAATTTATTCTATTCTGAGATGACAAAACAAGATATTTTCAAGTCAGTGAAAAAATAACACAGAGCTGATATTTAAAGGTACTAAGCTTATTTTAgtcaaacacaaaatgaaacataaatgctgttgttttaatTCCTTAACACtattagagtagctttgcatgaattATTGTTCAATAGGGCCTTGTGCAACCCCTCGGTTCACCCACTATCTGAAATAAGCTGTTATAGCTTTCTCCCTTTAAAGGCACCCTCCCTTTAatccaactttcttctgattcgCTGTCCCTTGCAGACAGAAGCTCTAAAAGGCTGATGGCTGGGGATTTTGCACTCATAGACAAACCTGTGTGGTTGAGATGATCATGTTAAGTATATCTGCTGTTTTTGATATCACACAGGTCTAAGTGTGAGCATCAGAGCAGACTGAAGGCTCAAATTTCAGACAAGGCTACttgtacatatacacatacatatcattattttttaaacttttgccTTGTTTAATATGAGATATCACCAGTGCAACATTATATATGACAGAACATAAGTAAAAGAATAAAATCTATTTTAAAACAGGTTTagattaaaaaagtgttttggacACGGACTATAATCACAaagaatttgattttttttttaaatcaaattaaaaatgctACAAATGAAAATTATATCATGTATTTACTAAGTCacattatgttaaaaaaaaaaaaagaaaaagaaagagcagCCAATTGTAAGTCATAGTATGTACCATTGAGATGAAGAAGATCAGGGTTAAAGCACTTCAATAAACATTGGTAGAAtaggttgtaaaaaaaaaaagtctctcaTGTGGAACAATGCAGAGCACCAGCACCAAAGCTTACCTTCACGAAATGATCGATGTGTGGTTGGAAGGTAAGTTCAGAGTCAACCcacacacataaatatttcatttttttttcctattttctgAAGAGCTCCGGCATCATTATGGGTTAAAGGCAGCAAATTAGATTTAAGTTGATGTTCTGTCTCAGGCCAAAGAGCATAAAGCAGGTTTTTATTGAGCAGTAATTTGTTATCTGACAGCCAAGTTTGTAGGTTATTAAAGTCTGATCGCAGAGCCTTTTGTATGTGTAGAATAGaagcttttgttttcattgtcttGAACCAACATGCTGTGCGACTCTCTTCTTAACTGCACAATTTAAACATAACAATAGGAATAcacagatatttatttattaaacgcAGACAGGTGCAGTCAATCCAGATCTGACAGCGGCTGCTGTTTACTCATATTCCCCTGGTTACAACGCTGGCAGAGACGGCTGCGTCAAGTGCaacgtgtgtgtatgtttgtgtttgtttgtctggCCATCAGCCTTTCACTTTGTCTAAGCTTTGCACACAGATGGTACAAGTTACACAAGATTGATGTGTGACCTAGATGCATCCTGTTAAACCTGTGAAATAAAGAGAAGGAGTGAACATGGGACTGCAAAGTGGGGATGGAGGAGTTACACAGAGGGCTTAGTTTGGGGGACTGTGGGGAGGGGGTTAAGCCGATGATAATGAAATATGGAGACAGGTCACCGAGGACTGCAAGGTGGCAGACAATAACACTGAGATAGATATGACAGGGCAGATGGAGTGTGAAAGTGAGCATAAAAGATTATGGGCAAAAATGTTGGAATGTGGTTCATGCCCGAGCACAAAGAATGAATAGATGCAGCGTGCATCGCTTCTCTGTTTCCCAGTGAATGTAAGGCATTTTGTATTTCTGCGTCTCCAAGGCAACATCATCCTCCAGCATGTCAATCATAATTGTGGTTGATTTGTGTGCACACAAATAGGCTACATCCACGCACACCTCCTGGCTGGCACGCAGCTTTTTTGTCCTACGATTATCTGGAATATCACAGCATCAGAGCGATTATTTAAAATTACCAAAAACAAACgtacaggggaaaaaaaatcaagtgtagagggaaaaaaataaaaagaacaataGAGGCTGTCAATGTCATGGTTCTGACACTCATGATTCAGACATGTTTGCACGGTTTGCCAAGATGATACGATTTGTTGAAGAGACACATGATCCAAAGAAACAAGTCAACACCTCTCCCACACAACAGTCTTTCTCTGcatctcctctcctcttcctcctgttgCCATCAACAATcctctttttacacacacacatcaaaatcCTGCTCTTCTTCTTGCAAAGGCAATTTAAACAATGAGTCTGTTCACTGTGTCTTTGTACTGATAGTAGTCTACATATGTTAAATCCTCATAATCTGTGCAGCCCTGTATGTATTTAATGTATACTGTAGACACCTCCGTATCCTCGTAGCTGCTATTGATGTGCTTTTTAAGTAGTCGCACAATTGAATTAAACACAATCAATATTTTATTACCTACCTTCCAATGCATTATTCATGTAGCATAGCTTTTTACCAGTGAAGTTTGGCCAGGCCTGATTGAAACCATCaatcaaaacattttcatcagtACACTCTGGAGTTGTAATTAATGTGATCAATGTACGAGCTTTTATAATAAAATTACTCTTTGCAAAATGCCTCTGAATGTCTAATAGCGTATTACAAATCAGGTTGAGCCAGAAAAATAGTCTGATCTCAGTGTCATGTTCTGAAAATTATCAGGCTCAATCATCAGCTCTGACAATATTCAAACTCATGATATTCTTAATTAAATTAGCAGAACTAAAAATTGCACTAAATGACCTCAGGATGTGATCAGTGAAGGTGCGATTTACAAATATTCATGCAATGACCGCAATACCATTTAAACCCTTCTCCCATTACTTTGTGGAGGCAGTGGGAATGTAACATTTAACCCGAGGAACACCTGAGCCTGTTGGCAAGGTCATTTAGTGCACTCATTGGATTGGCACTGGAGTGAGCATTGCACTGCAGTCTGGTTCACAAAGTACTGCCATGAGGGTAAATTGACACTAAACCAAAAAAAGCCGTGCTGACGCACTGTTCTCTGCTCTCAAGCCTTTTCAACATGTTGCACATCTGTCAATGAGCTCTGATAGTTGTGTGTTTACTCACTCAACTATTCTAGTGTCATAAGCACCTGaggttgaaaaaaataaaacaaaatacatgtgGGCTCAAAAAAACAAGTATCCATTTTTCAGTGTGATAAATTGTTTGGACATTTTTTCTTCCAATAAATTGTCcaaactgttgttttttctaAAAATTCAGGGTGCTATAAAAAACAACATTCACATGTTCATACAGTGCTTTATTTATGTCACACCTGCAGCCAATTTAGAACCGACAATTAACCTAACACGCacgtgggaggaagccagaggaCTTGGAAgaacagggagaacatgcaaactcaaaATCAATGCCCCTTTAGACCAGAGAATCTTGAATCCCTGAAATTTCTTGCCCTGAGGTGAAAGTGCTAACTAATGCACCATCACGCTGCCTGTTTTTACTGATAGAGTTGGTGTTTATTAATTTAATTGTACCCAAAATTTTGTTTCtcctcattttgtttttataacccCTTATTCTTGCCATTAACTACCGAGATCGGTGAAGCAAGCAGCTCTGTGGTGCTGTATTAAAgcacagctgttcattttgctaaATTCTAATTGGCACACTCCAAGAAGCTCACAAGAGTGCTGCTGATGTTTAGTAggcacacctgttcaactgcttgttaacacaaatatctaatcagccaatcacatggcagcaacccagtacatttaggcatgtagatatggtcaagatgacctgttGGGGTTTAAACCGAGCATCAGAATTTAgaggaaaggtgatttaagtgagtTTGAATGTGACACGGTTGTTGATGCCAGATAGGCTGGTCTGAGTGTTGCAGAAGACCattgatctactgggatttacagccatctctagggtttacagagaattgtctttaaaaaaaaaaaaaaaggaaaaatatccagtgagctcGGTTCTCTGGGTGTAAATttcttgttgatgccagaggtcagggGAGAATGGCTAGACTTCTTTGAGTTGACTGGAAggaaacagcagctcagataaCTGCTTATTATTACCTGATAAATCTGTAGGAACTGTTTGATGCTATCATGTCTATACAGACCAAAATCTCTAAAGAATGTTTCCAACACTGtattgaatctatgccacaaaaAAATTAAGGTAGTTGTGAAGGCAAAAGGTGGACTTACAATGATAAGTCACAACTGGTGCTAACAGGGTTAAAGGTCCACAGAGAATAAGACCCACATACAGACACCTGAGGCAGAGCTAATATAGCAGAAATAAAGGTTGAAGCAGGCTAGGGTCCAAAACCAGAAAGGGCAATCCAACCAGACAAACTAAAATGGAAATTCACAGGCAGGCATCCAATGTCCAATAAACAGACAAAAGGTCAAAATGCAAGCAGGCAGAACCTGGGAACCAAGCCGCACTCGGCAGCGTTTGGCTgcttacactgaaaaaaaaaaaaaaagaaactttgaaGAGTAAAAAGAGAAATTCTGCTTTCAGTCAAAGTAAGACGGCAAACTCAGAAATCTTCTTCAGGGACAATTTTAATTGCAATCTCAGGAGAAACTGGCACAAATCATGAAAGGCTCgtgtttcttttattattaatgttgaCTTGCAAACAAAAACCATAATGTTATGTGACCTTCATGCATGCAGGTGCTCTATACACCTCTGGAAACCATTAAAGAGGCCCCATGTGTCACTTTGTTATAATGGGCCTTTCTGTGTTTTAAGCTACAAAAACAACTCCTGGAAGAAGGAATTAAAACACATGACACAGAAGACAAAGCACACTTATCAATGTGTGGTTCTGATAGTTagacattttaaaatacatcaCATATCGAGCAGCCAGTTAAAAAGTCCACAGATCAGAGACACCCTGCcaacagaaattaaaaacaaaaaaattatgaCTTTAAAACTTTTAATGGCAAAGAAGAATTATCACTAAATAAAGGCACCACTGAAAGGAGTCTTTTGTTCCTACTCTTGTTCTCAGGCACTGCTGGCTATCCAGTTTACTTTAGTCACAGATTTTtcaatttctctctctctctctctctctctctctcacacacacacacacacacacacaatttttaTTTGACTGCTATGTCCTAAAAACCCAAGGGACAAAGCCCTATATACTTTGGAGAAGTTGCATTACTTAAATGTAGCTTCTATAGTTTTTGGCTGtttgtaattttttattttgtaattccCAGGCTCTTTACCATTTTGACTTCCTTTTCTTGTTAGTTTTCAGTGTTTGTAATTATTTACCCGCCCTCATTACATTTGTTTAATCAGTCACACCCGTGTTCAGTCAGTTAATCTCAAACCCGTCCCGTTTTTCACTTTCCACACTGAATAATTTGAACCTAAATATAGGGTATATATAGCCAAATCCGTGACGTTAGCAATGTTTATGTATTGCCATTCCCATTTAACACTGTTCACTGTATTATTGTGATATTTGTCTCTATTAAATAAGATGTCTCACAAAACAAATTAACTCCAAAGAAGTTCACTGTTTGAGTAAATACTTTACGCAACTCAGATTAGCTTTTCAACAAACTCTTTAAATGTACGTTTATTtatgtgtgagtctgtgtaaATCTGATTCAGCTGATTTTTATTCTGTCATATTATTTTAGTTTACTTTGAAAAGCATGACAGAAGTTTAAAGAGGTTATTATCAGAAAAGGTACTTAATAACTTCATAATTTTGTTATTTCATGTGAAGTTTGAATCAGTAAGTCGAAATAGAAATTGAGATTGGCTCCCCCCTCTCCTTTCGTGTACTATTTtcccatatttatttttattcttttttttttctcagttgttTTGCGTGAACTCCCTGTGACATTTGTTGTCCACTCTTTGTATTTAACTGTCCGCGTACGCTTCCGGTCGCCCTCCGTTCGACTTTTAAACAGGCAGCGTTGGGTCCGCTAACTGTTGCGTCACTTTCCCTCGAAGGTCCCAACAGGAAGGTCCTTACCGGTTGATTTCTTTAGTTCATAACACCTCGTCCCGGTCCTCCTTCAGAAGAAAAATGTACTACAAGTTCAGTGGTTTCACCCAGAAACTAACGGGCTCTGCTCCCGCAACCGCCTACAACCCTCAGGTGAGTGCCGGAAGCGGGGTGGCTGTGAGAGAGCGCGTGGATAACCGCCGGGGTTGACCTTGATGTAGCACCGGACTGTAGTAACGAGGGCTTAAAGCCCAGCTGGAGAGGTTTAGAGTCGGTGAAGTCAAACATATGCCCGCTTTAAAGCCTAAACACCGGTTTCCTGTTTGATCACACGATAGTTAGACGCGTAGTCTTGAtctggattttattttaaaggtctTGGAAGCGCTTTAGACAGACATTAAAAAGGTTGTGgcctttctttttcatttctttgcacAATGTAATTCGCTTTCCCCCCTCATCACGTCCTTATCACGGaacctttatttaacctttaGCCTGAACGGTCATTTCCAATCTGTGGATCTGGCCTTGGTGTGACTCTACAGGCAATTTCGAAATTGAATGGCCTCGGTGGCAGGTGTGCTTGATGTGACCTTTATTATGGCTCCCCCGTGGGTCCCTTACACGGTTGTGGTGCTCTGATAGGGGGTTAAATTACCTCGAAGCtcctttgtgtctctgtttaaaAGTCATGTGTTCGTTTGCATTTGTTAGGAGAAAATTGAGCTTTAATTTAAATATGTACTTACTGAAAAGCTTGTTTACCTCCAGTCCACCAGTGTGTTATTATCACTGTCACCATCACAGGTGCTTGTAAAACTTGGTGTAGTTTTATGTTCCGAAAAGAGCTTAAAATCTTATTTTACCACCTTCACTATATCCATGAATCATTTGTGGTCTTCCCCTCTGATAGCCTGACAGCTCCACCTTCAACATCCTTGGTCCAATATATTGTCTCTATATTGTCTCTACACATCTCCAAACCACTTCAGCCTTGCCTCTCCAACTTTCTTCAAACCTGAGCATTTCTAATCCCGTCCGTGCTGGTCACAACCAGTGAATACCTTAGTATTTCCAGCAGTGCcccctgtctttttgtcagtgccacagTCTCCAACCCCTACATCACAGAAGGTCACGCTACAATCTCGTAGACCTACccttttcactcttgctgccTGTCTTTCTGTCCCGATACTCCTCTCCACCCACTCTTCCCTGCCTGCAGCCTCTTATTTAGCTCTCTTGTGCGCGGTCTGTTTCTTTGAATGGTTGACCCCATGTGTTTAAACTCATCTACCACCACCTCCTCTGCTTACATGTTTACTATTACTGGGGATTTATGCTTTAGTGGGAAGTTTAAGCCCTAACCTACGTCATACTCCAATGTGCACGtttgctactttttttttttcctttggcttcagttttttaatttatcaATAGACAATAGCAATCATTATCTCACTATAGGGAGTAATAATTATAGCATCAATATAAGGACCCACAAATTTCAGCAAATTCCTGGTGGGAAATAACAAAGAGGCTGGGATCTGATATAAAACACTGGTACAGGACCACTTGGTAATTAACACATAATTAACCGGCACAAGCTTAAATGCTGGCAGTGACACTGACCACTCGTGTGGGCTATGTTTTACAAAGCAGAAGTCTAAATCGGG
Encoded proteins:
- the kcng3 gene encoding potassium voltage-gated channel subfamily G member 3; the protein is MKFGKSICVLNVGGTRYAFTREVIRDFPLRRVSRLIACATEKEVLELCDDYDRDRNEFFFDRHAQAFVFIMLYVRSGKLRFVPGVCELSFYTEMLYWGLESAHLDSCCQKRLDDRMSDIGLDTLSEGDIEDEPQSPGESVQEAELTCRARWLEKMRKAFEEPNSSLVAQLLASVSVIFVIVSMIMLCASTLPDWDTAKRTTVEEHRIVEAVCIGWFTAECIVRFLVAKDKWDFLRRPLNIIDVIAITPYYVTMAMARAGMPGAGLGVAGVILRVLRMMRVFWLMKLARHFLGLQTLGLTLRRCYREMVMLMVFVCVAMAIYSALAQLLEHGLDLETQNSDYASIPAAAWWVIISMTTVGYGDVYPVTIGGRVLGGMCVVSGIVLLALPITFIYHSFVQCYHELKLRSARYARNLSAEMLR